The DNA region GTAAAGTGGCTCGAAAGCGGTGTCGTCCATGTTGGCCCAGCTGATCGACTTGGCCTCTTTGCGGATGCCTTCAGGCGTGTGCACCAGGTGAAAGTGGCCGGCCTCGATCGTCACCCACTCACGGAAGGCCTCGCGACTTTTGTCCACCGCAGGGAAGCGCTCAGCACGAGCCGACTCAAGACCGGTGATGTACGCCGCAACTGCGTGCGATAACTGGCCGGGTTTGCCGCTTTGCGCTTCGAAGAACTTGGCCAGCCCCTGAATACCACGCATCTCCTGGCGCGGGATCAGCCCACCAACCGGCTCCCAGTACTCCCACGCCAAATCCAGCATCGAGAAGAACTTGCCGTGGAACTTGCCGTTGCGCATCCGGGTGAACTTACCGTGAATGATCTGGCCAGCCTTCCACTTCTGGACCGTTTCACGGTCGGCTTCAGTGGCTGGCACCAAGCCTTGGGCGGTGCGGATTAAAGCGAGTTCAGCCATGGGAAGCATCCTTACTCTTGGCGGCGTCCGCGCTCAGCTCACCCAGCACCAGGCAGGCAATGCCGAACGCCTCATCGCCGAGATTTGTGGCGCGAACGATTTGGTTCATCGCATCGACGAGAGCCTCGTTCTCAGCCTTGAGCTGCCCAGCGCCACGCTGCACAGCTTCCACTTGCGAGCGCAGTGCGCTGTTCTCTGCATTAACGTGGCTGAACTGAGTGGCGATGTGTTCTTCCAGTGACACCTGGTCACGCTGCCAGTCGATATCGTCGTGGTAGTAACCGAAGCGAGTGCAGAGGCTACGGTGGAAGTTTTTGAAGCCGGCCTTGAGATTGTCGATGCGCGAGCGAAGTACATCAGCGCGATGGCGACCCAAGTCAGATGCCTGTACCGAGGTCTGAA from Pseudomonas sp. ACM7 includes:
- a CDS encoding ead/Ea22-like family protein is translated as MTDHAELKRLAEAATAGPWSMCGEADGSQGFEIIQDIWSESGTHTGKDVVVYEWSDESDPLGVIHRVDAEFIAAANPAAVLALIAENERLKSVEYAFGEWIEKTEWVQTSVQASDLGRHRADVLRSRIDNLKAGFKNFHRSLCTRFGYYHDDIDWQRDQVSLEEHIATQFSHVNAENSALRSQVEAVQRGAGQLKAENEALVDAMNQIVRATNLGDEAFGIACLVLGELSADAAKSKDASHG
- a CDS encoding DUF1367 family protein, translating into MAELALIRTAQGLVPATEADRETVQKWKAGQIIHGKFTRMRNGKFHGKFFSMLDLAWEYWEPVGGLIPRQEMRGIQGLAKFFEAQSGKPGQLSHAVAAYITGLESARAERFPAVDKSREAFREWVTIEAGHFHLVHTPEGIRKEAKSISWANMDDTAFEPLYRDVFNACWRLVLSAHFENEADALSAADQLGSYA